The region TCGTAATCTCTAGTATTTGACACCTTTCGTGCTATTAAATAATTAATTTTACTATTCAGAAGTTTTATTATAGGTTTGTTACTTAAAAAACTTTCATTTAATTTACTGTTAATAACTTCTTCTAAATTTTCTTCATTATTTAAATCATCTAAATTCAAATAATTTTGATTAATTTTCATTTCAATATTCTTAAAAGCATTGTAAATATTTCTGATGCTTGTCCCTGTAACCCTTTTATAACTTAAGTTACTTGCAGCTTTTTCAATATTATTAACAATATCCATATTTATCTTACCATTTTCTCTTAAAAAGCT is a window of Clostridium pasteurianum DNA encoding:
- the csm2 gene encoding type III-A CRISPR-associated protein Csm2; translation: MIKGYKKGIGRNVNKELYNIIDILSGENGSFLRENGKINMDIVNNIEKAASNLSYKRVTGTSIRNIYNAFKNIEMKINQNYLNLDDLNNEENLEEVINSKLNESFLSNKPIIKLLNSKINYLIARKVSNTRDYDIKKAYYGLYEFIETSINVICSPKNDVREFTAFLKVFEAMYGYLDKGVEK